One window of Leifsonia sp. AK011 genomic DNA carries:
- a CDS encoding DUF1206 domain-containing protein has protein sequence MNTPNVKQTAHNSRNSTPARVLARAGFAVNGVVNAIIGAIAIGIAVSGGGSADQSGAFAAIAANPAGLVLLWVIAIALAALGLWYLLGSFLENDRDTKGRALKIAIGVGKGVAYLALAVGAAGFAVGSGSDSAGQATSFTAQLLATPGGVIVVVAVGLLVCGIGGYMVWKGLSRGFEEDLAVPGGRTGKVVLGAGVLGYVARGIALFVVGVLFIVASVTADPSKASGLDGALKALADLPFGKVILVVVGLGFIAYGVYSVLRARFAKLG, from the coding sequence GTGAACACACCCAACGTCAAGCAGACCGCCCACAACTCGCGAAACTCCACTCCCGCCAGAGTCCTCGCGCGGGCGGGCTTCGCGGTCAATGGAGTGGTGAACGCGATCATCGGAGCCATCGCGATCGGTATCGCGGTGTCGGGCGGGGGCAGTGCGGACCAGTCCGGCGCGTTCGCCGCCATCGCCGCGAATCCCGCCGGGCTCGTGCTCCTGTGGGTGATCGCGATCGCACTCGCGGCGCTCGGACTCTGGTACCTCCTGGGGTCGTTCCTCGAGAATGACCGTGACACAAAGGGCCGCGCGCTGAAGATCGCGATCGGCGTGGGCAAGGGCGTGGCCTACCTTGCGCTTGCGGTGGGCGCAGCGGGTTTCGCCGTGGGCTCGGGCAGCGACAGCGCTGGGCAGGCGACATCCTTCACCGCTCAGCTCCTGGCGACGCCCGGAGGCGTGATCGTTGTTGTCGCCGTCGGGCTGCTCGTGTGCGGCATCGGTGGGTACATGGTGTGGAAGGGGCTGTCCCGAGGGTTCGAGGAGGACCTCGCCGTCCCCGGCGGGAGGACGGGAAAGGTCGTGCTGGGAGCCGGCGTGCTGGGTTACGTTGCTCGCGGAATCGCACTGTTCGTCGTGGGGGTGCTGTTCATCGTGGCATCCGTCACGGCCGACCCCTCGAAGGCATCCGGCCTGGACGGCGCGCTCAAAGCGCTTGCCGACCTGCCGTTCGGGAAGGTGATCCTGGTGGTCGTGGGTCTGGGCTTCATCGCGTACGGGGTCTACAGCGTGCTGCGGGCACGGTTCGCGAAGCTCGGGTAG
- a CDS encoding VOC family protein, which produces MAVTGPDFIALQVRDLEKAATFYEEVVGLSRAPFSPPHAVVFDTQPTFAVRDPAPGVDLDAGPLGLGVALWLHDPDAAELHTTVAAAGATVVQEPFDGPFGTTFVFQDLDGYLVTIHSRTTAG; this is translated from the coding sequence ATGGCCGTCACAGGTCCAGACTTCATCGCACTTCAGGTGCGCGACCTCGAGAAGGCCGCCACGTTCTACGAGGAGGTCGTCGGGCTCAGCCGCGCACCCTTCTCGCCGCCGCACGCGGTCGTCTTCGACACGCAGCCGACGTTCGCCGTTCGTGACCCCGCGCCGGGTGTCGACCTGGATGCCGGACCCCTCGGCCTCGGCGTCGCGCTCTGGCTGCACGACCCCGACGCGGCGGAGCTCCACACGACCGTGGCCGCCGCTGGCGCGACCGTCGTGCAGGAGCCGTTCGACGGTCCGTTCGGAACGACGTTCGTGTTCCAGGACCTCGACGGCTACCTCGTCACAATCCACAGCAGGACGACCGCAGGCTGA
- a CDS encoding inorganic diphosphatase has protein sequence MTAYDVIVEIPRGSRNKYEVDHETGRVFLDRYLFTTFQYPTDYGFFEHTLGLDGDPVDALILLDAPTFPGVGISVRPVAVFNMTDDGGSDAKVICVQAKDPRWSHIQDLDDIPEFTKKEIEHFFTHYKDLEPGKWVKVDGWQGAAEADAVVQAGLAAYKG, from the coding sequence ATGACCGCCTACGACGTCATCGTTGAGATTCCCCGGGGCAGCCGCAACAAGTACGAGGTGGACCACGAGACCGGTCGCGTGTTCCTCGACCGCTACCTCTTCACGACGTTCCAGTACCCGACCGATTACGGCTTCTTCGAGCACACGCTCGGCCTCGACGGTGACCCGGTCGACGCGCTCATCCTGCTCGACGCCCCCACCTTCCCGGGCGTTGGAATCTCGGTGCGTCCCGTCGCGGTCTTCAACATGACGGACGACGGTGGCAGCGACGCCAAGGTGATCTGCGTGCAGGCGAAGGACCCGCGCTGGTCGCATATCCAGGACCTCGACGACATTCCGGAGTTCACGAAGAAGGAGATCGAGCACTTCTTCACCCACTACAAGGACCTCGAGCCCGGCAAGTGGGTCAAGGTCGACGGCTGGCAGGGTGCGGCCGAGGCCGACGCGGTCGTGCAGGCAGGGCTCGCCGCTTACAAGGGCTAG
- a CDS encoding C40 family peptidase, whose product MSRPHHRHLRALGAAVALGLVLSVGVAAAAGADDYPSWDDVLAARSDEAATNSAISEIEGILSDLETESAELGRQAQLKAEELNSAKVALENATARATSLADAAAAAEKRALVSSQQAGQLIAQLARTGSGNLSVALMASPDAEDLLGSLGTAGKVAERATTLYEQATQDRNRAEAMTAQAKVAETERKTLSAAAETALASAQEAADAVQARIAEKQAASDQLYEQLATLKGTTKDVENRYMAGLTQEQEQAAQPPAPPVTGPAPNPTPPAPDASAASGAIAFAYAQLGKPYVFGGSGPWGWDCSGLTKAAYESVGVYIGAHLVSSQYYTMAGAGRLVPLGAMAPGDLIYYADGGYPGSFYHVTMYVGDGMMIEAPREGVPVRVTPVRYYDALPYAGRPTG is encoded by the coding sequence ATGTCCAGGCCGCATCATCGTCACCTCAGAGCGCTCGGCGCTGCCGTCGCGCTCGGACTTGTGCTGAGCGTCGGTGTCGCCGCGGCCGCAGGAGCCGACGACTACCCGTCCTGGGATGACGTGCTCGCCGCCCGTTCGGACGAGGCGGCCACCAACAGTGCCATCAGCGAGATCGAGGGAATCCTCTCCGACCTCGAGACCGAATCGGCGGAACTCGGTCGCCAGGCCCAGCTCAAGGCCGAGGAACTCAACTCCGCGAAGGTGGCGCTCGAGAACGCGACCGCCAGGGCCACGAGCCTCGCGGATGCCGCGGCCGCTGCCGAGAAGCGCGCCCTGGTCTCCAGCCAGCAGGCCGGCCAACTCATCGCCCAGCTCGCACGCACGGGGAGCGGCAATCTGAGCGTGGCCCTCATGGCGAGCCCCGACGCGGAGGACCTGCTCGGCTCGCTCGGCACGGCAGGCAAGGTGGCCGAGCGTGCCACAACGCTCTACGAGCAGGCGACGCAGGACCGCAATCGCGCTGAAGCGATGACCGCTCAGGCGAAGGTCGCGGAGACGGAGCGCAAGACGTTGTCCGCTGCGGCGGAGACCGCCCTCGCCAGCGCCCAGGAGGCAGCGGATGCGGTGCAGGCACGCATCGCGGAGAAGCAGGCGGCATCCGACCAGCTCTATGAGCAGCTCGCGACACTCAAGGGCACCACCAAGGATGTCGAGAACCGCTACATGGCGGGGCTGACCCAAGAGCAGGAGCAGGCCGCCCAGCCGCCCGCTCCGCCCGTCACGGGCCCGGCACCCAACCCGACGCCTCCGGCACCCGACGCGTCAGCAGCCTCCGGAGCGATTGCCTTCGCCTACGCGCAGCTCGGCAAGCCCTACGTCTTCGGCGGCTCCGGCCCCTGGGGTTGGGACTGCTCCGGCCTGACCAAGGCGGCGTACGAGTCGGTGGGCGTCTACATCGGCGCGCACCTCGTCTCGAGCCAGTACTACACGATGGCAGGCGCTGGCCGGCTCGTCCCGCTGGGCGCGATGGCCCCCGGTGACCTCATCTACTACGCCGACGGCGGGTACCCGGGCAGTTTCTACCACGTGACCATGTACGTGGGGGACGGCATGATGATCGAGGCCCCGCGCGAGGGTGTGCCCGTGCGTGTCACCCCGGTGAGGTACTACGACGCGCTGCCGTACGCGGGTCGCCCGACCGGGTAA
- a CDS encoding TraR/DksA C4-type zinc finger protein yields the protein MNPFEALLRARRAEILDAIGVSSEELAGIRFARSDGTADDEHDPEGSTLASDWSRITSMHATAVASLDEVDRALERIADGTFGTCVTCGNPIPDARLHVRPWADRCVTCAAL from the coding sequence ATGAATCCGTTCGAGGCCCTGCTGCGTGCCCGCCGCGCGGAGATACTCGACGCCATCGGGGTGTCGAGCGAGGAGCTCGCAGGCATCCGATTCGCGCGGTCGGATGGCACGGCGGACGACGAGCACGACCCTGAAGGCTCGACCCTGGCATCCGACTGGTCCCGCATCACGAGCATGCACGCCACCGCCGTGGCGAGTCTCGACGAGGTGGACCGTGCGCTGGAGCGCATCGCGGATGGCACGTTCGGCACGTGTGTGACGTGCGGGAACCCGATCCCGGATGCTCGCCTCCACGTTCGCCCGTGGGCGGATCGTTGCGTCACCTGCGCCGCGCTGTAG
- a CDS encoding MarR family winged helix-turn-helix transcriptional regulator — MVNTNVGYALKQAQSLLHVRMEEALKPLGLTVSQYSCLFRLRLEPGVSAAGLARATFVTRQSMNALLQQLIDRGLVARPTQAESGRALPALLTDAGAETLDAAQTLVDGVQERMLRGFSTAETAALEQALAACIRSLEE; from the coding sequence ATGGTCAACACGAACGTCGGCTACGCGCTCAAGCAGGCCCAGTCGCTCCTCCACGTGCGCATGGAGGAGGCGCTGAAACCACTAGGACTCACGGTCTCGCAGTACTCGTGTCTCTTCCGACTGCGCCTCGAACCCGGCGTCTCGGCCGCAGGTCTCGCGAGGGCAACCTTCGTCACGCGCCAATCGATGAACGCCCTGCTGCAGCAACTCATCGACCGGGGCCTCGTGGCGCGGCCCACTCAGGCCGAGAGCGGGCGCGCTCTCCCCGCCCTACTGACTGATGCCGGCGCCGAGACCCTCGACGCTGCGCAGACACTCGTCGACGGTGTTCAAGAGCGGATGCTGCGGGGCTTCAGCACCGCGGAGACCGCTGCACTCGAGCAGGCTCTGGCTGCCTGCATCCGCTCGCTCGAGGAGTAA
- a CDS encoding ABC transporter permease, whose amino-acid sequence MKRTTPDRVDKSRLRFVDLLALGSAGVVAKPARAVLSALGIAIGVAAMVAVLGISSSSQAKLDERLSELGTNLFSATSAPPVSGDAIPLPANASARADRLSGIEGSAAVGDVSGVGVYRNELVDPGRTGGLTVTAADLTLLDVVGGTVRSGSWLNAATATLPSAVLGAAAAERLGVTEAGTLVWIGDQNVLVTGILDPIPLAPELDFAAFIGMPAAEHDYSFNGSPTRLYLRVDETRVREVSSLIAPAVQPGAAGSVAVTRPSDALAAVDAVDDTFTGMLVGLGSISLLVGAIGVANTMIISVIERRREIGLRRALGATRRHIRLQFVIEALVLSGLGGVAGALIGSLATAVVAAISDWPVVVPLPVLGAGVASTLVVGALAGLYPAMRAAATSPNTALSS is encoded by the coding sequence ATGAAGCGCACAACGCCCGACCGAGTGGACAAGTCACGACTCCGGTTCGTGGATCTCCTCGCTCTCGGATCAGCGGGAGTCGTCGCGAAACCCGCGCGAGCGGTCTTGTCAGCGCTGGGGATCGCGATCGGGGTCGCGGCGATGGTCGCGGTGCTCGGTATCTCGTCCTCGAGCCAGGCCAAGCTGGACGAGCGCCTGTCCGAGCTCGGCACGAACCTCTTCAGCGCTACGTCCGCGCCTCCGGTCTCCGGCGACGCGATCCCCCTTCCCGCCAATGCATCCGCGCGAGCTGATCGCCTCTCGGGCATCGAGGGATCCGCTGCGGTGGGGGATGTCTCGGGCGTTGGCGTCTATCGCAACGAGCTGGTCGATCCGGGCCGCACCGGCGGGCTCACCGTCACGGCGGCGGACCTCACCCTCCTGGACGTCGTCGGGGGCACGGTCCGTTCGGGAAGCTGGCTGAACGCGGCCACGGCCACCCTTCCCTCGGCCGTGCTCGGCGCGGCGGCGGCGGAGCGCCTCGGTGTCACCGAGGCGGGAACTCTCGTCTGGATCGGCGACCAGAACGTGCTCGTCACGGGGATTCTCGACCCGATCCCGCTCGCGCCGGAACTCGATTTCGCCGCCTTCATCGGCATGCCAGCGGCAGAGCACGATTACTCCTTCAACGGAAGCCCAACCCGCCTCTACCTCCGCGTCGACGAAACGAGAGTGCGCGAGGTGAGCTCGCTCATTGCGCCGGCAGTGCAGCCCGGGGCGGCGGGCTCGGTCGCGGTCACCCGACCCTCGGATGCGCTCGCGGCAGTCGATGCCGTGGATGACACATTCACGGGGATGCTCGTGGGCCTCGGTTCCATCTCGCTCCTCGTCGGCGCCATCGGAGTGGCGAACACCATGATCATCTCGGTGATCGAGCGGCGTCGGGAGATCGGGCTCCGCCGTGCGCTGGGTGCCACCCGTCGTCACATCAGGCTCCAGTTCGTCATTGAGGCTCTCGTGCTCTCCGGCCTCGGCGGAGTCGCTGGAGCTCTGATCGGTTCCCTGGCGACCGCGGTCGTGGCGGCCATCAGCGACTGGCCGGTGGTCGTTCCGCTGCCCGTGCTGGGCGCTGGGGTGGCATCCACACTCGTGGTGGGCGCCCTTGCAGGCCTCTACCCCGCAATGCGAGCCGCTGCGACCTCCCCGAACACGGCCCTCAGCAGCTGA
- a CDS encoding peptidoglycan-binding protein: protein MSADIKESTETAHRRPPSRRRRAVIAVSVVAILATGAVVAAAVFLREGPADAPPPAGAVSTEPVTSGDMVAETKVVGAIAYARSEAIASGVAGVVTELPSAGTVIDPGGVLYRVNTLPVLLLSGTTPAWRDFSSDMSDGPDVLQFEQNLAALGFLEEEPDATFDWDTTVAVRAWQVSLGLEPTGSVERAMLLFWNGSLRVDAPAARLGQDVGPGSELYTATSVEKVVDLAVSSSDRSLAVAGSGVTITLPDGSTVDGAIQDVGSPQSRPKADGSGSSVVIPVRITVADQDAVADLALASVTVSFASTLRSDVLTVPVDALVPLDDTHFAVEIPPSGDSADRELVPVSVGAVASGRAEISGDRIVAGLLVVVPAR from the coding sequence ATGAGTGCAGATATCAAGGAGTCCACTGAGACGGCTCACCGACGGCCGCCATCGCGGCGTCGACGTGCGGTGATAGCGGTCTCGGTCGTAGCGATCCTCGCCACTGGCGCGGTCGTCGCGGCGGCAGTCTTTCTGCGCGAGGGCCCGGCTGATGCCCCTCCACCCGCGGGCGCGGTGTCGACAGAGCCGGTCACCTCGGGCGACATGGTCGCTGAAACCAAGGTCGTGGGCGCCATTGCTTACGCCCGCTCCGAGGCGATCGCCTCCGGCGTCGCTGGCGTCGTCACCGAACTTCCCAGTGCTGGGACCGTGATCGACCCGGGCGGGGTGCTCTACCGAGTCAACACGCTCCCCGTTCTCCTCCTCTCGGGCACGACGCCGGCGTGGAGGGACTTCAGTTCCGACATGAGCGACGGGCCCGATGTGCTCCAGTTCGAGCAGAACCTCGCAGCCCTCGGCTTCCTCGAGGAAGAACCGGATGCCACGTTCGACTGGGACACGACGGTTGCCGTTCGCGCGTGGCAGGTGTCGCTGGGGCTCGAGCCGACCGGTTCGGTCGAGCGCGCGATGCTGCTGTTCTGGAACGGAAGCCTCCGTGTCGACGCCCCCGCCGCGCGACTCGGGCAGGACGTGGGCCCGGGCTCGGAGCTGTACACGGCGACGAGCGTGGAGAAGGTCGTGGACCTGGCGGTGTCATCATCCGATCGGTCCCTTGCTGTCGCTGGCAGCGGGGTGACGATCACACTTCCCGACGGTTCGACCGTCGACGGCGCGATTCAGGATGTCGGTTCACCCCAGAGTCGCCCGAAGGCAGACGGCTCTGGTTCATCCGTGGTGATCCCGGTGCGCATCACCGTCGCGGACCAGGACGCCGTCGCCGACCTCGCACTGGCGAGCGTGACGGTGAGCTTTGCGAGCACTCTCCGCAGCGACGTTCTCACCGTGCCCGTCGATGCGCTCGTGCCCCTGGATGACACGCACTTCGCCGTGGAGATCCCGCCTTCCGGCGACTCGGCGGATCGAGAGTTGGTGCCGGTATCGGTGGGCGCCGTCGCCTCCGGGCGAGCGGAAATCAGTGGCGACCGCATCGTTGCTGGCCTCCTCGTTGTGGTGCCTGCCCGATGA
- a CDS encoding M23 family metallopeptidase: MTRSSRITRFAAVAAVLATVVAGGILGVASPAAFAKDYPSWDDVASARNNEAATQARIAEIQALLGGLKAEAERTAADAKAKGEVWAAADQKFQEQAYKTANLQKQADAANLTATQSEQQAGQWAAQLMRGGGQDLTANLLVSGDADNLLYGLGMSSKISDQAYAIYERALLDRNTAQSLSDSAEVARVELEALKLKAEKLFVEAQTASNAAAAALAEQQNNEATLQQQLVVLTERRAATEADYQAGVRERFGSGANLDVGEISDTGWVKPVSGPITDNFGPRIAPTAGASTYHQGTDIGASCGQKIYAATGGTVAYAGWNGSYGNFVLIDHGGGVATAYGHIVDGGILVGIGQHVDIGQNIALVGTTGASTGCHLHLEVRINGAAIDAVPFFSGQGISLG, encoded by the coding sequence ATGACCAGATCCTCCAGAATAACCAGGTTCGCCGCGGTCGCTGCAGTGCTCGCGACCGTTGTGGCAGGTGGCATCCTGGGCGTTGCTTCGCCCGCCGCCTTCGCCAAGGACTACCCGAGCTGGGACGACGTCGCCTCCGCCCGCAACAACGAGGCGGCGACCCAGGCGCGCATTGCCGAGATCCAGGCACTGCTCGGTGGGCTCAAGGCGGAGGCCGAACGCACCGCCGCCGACGCCAAGGCCAAGGGTGAGGTGTGGGCGGCCGCCGACCAGAAGTTCCAGGAGCAGGCGTACAAGACCGCCAACCTGCAGAAGCAGGCGGATGCCGCGAACCTCACCGCCACGCAGTCCGAGCAGCAGGCCGGCCAGTGGGCCGCCCAGCTCATGCGCGGCGGCGGGCAGGACCTCACGGCCAACCTCCTCGTGTCGGGCGACGCCGACAACCTCCTCTACGGCCTCGGCATGTCGAGCAAGATCTCCGACCAGGCCTACGCGATCTATGAGCGCGCGCTGCTCGACCGCAACACCGCGCAGTCGCTGAGCGACTCTGCCGAGGTCGCGCGAGTCGAGCTTGAGGCTCTCAAACTCAAGGCGGAGAAGCTCTTCGTCGAGGCGCAGACCGCGTCCAACGCTGCGGCGGCGGCACTCGCCGAGCAGCAGAACAACGAGGCGACACTCCAGCAGCAGCTCGTTGTGCTCACGGAACGCCGGGCCGCGACCGAGGCCGACTACCAGGCAGGCGTTCGCGAGCGCTTCGGTAGCGGTGCCAACCTCGACGTCGGCGAGATCAGCGACACCGGGTGGGTCAAGCCGGTATCCGGCCCGATCACGGACAACTTCGGCCCGCGCATCGCCCCGACCGCGGGTGCGTCGACGTACCACCAGGGAACGGACATCGGCGCGAGCTGCGGCCAGAAGATCTACGCCGCCACAGGCGGCACCGTGGCCTACGCCGGGTGGAACGGCAGCTACGGCAACTTCGTGCTCATCGACCACGGCGGAGGGGTCGCCACCGCGTACGGTCACATCGTCGACGGCGGCATCCTGGTCGGTATCGGGCAGCACGTCGACATCGGCCAGAACATCGCCCTCGTGGGCACGACGGGCGCGTCGACGGGGTGCCACCTCCACCTCGAGGTGCGTATCAACGGCGCGGCGATCGACGCGGTGCCGTTCTTCTCCGGCCAGGGCATCTCGCTCGGCTGA
- a CDS encoding DUF1349 domain-containing protein has translation MGDIDWASGEWTTPPVHFETKDDGLYVTARKGSDAWRITSYGFIHDSEHALLAPFEQASAVEVSFRLNFAAQFDQAGVFIRHDETSWIKAGIEWSDGQESVGAVVTRGESDWSLSPTPGWDGRLVTMRASRSGNALTIRARVDDEPWVLVRVAPLDPDAVVSAGPFCCAPTRDGLTVHFTSWRTTAPDASLHPES, from the coding sequence ATGGGTGACATCGATTGGGCGTCAGGAGAATGGACGACGCCGCCGGTTCATTTCGAGACCAAGGATGACGGGCTGTATGTCACCGCTCGTAAGGGCAGTGACGCGTGGCGAATCACCTCGTACGGGTTCATCCACGACTCCGAGCACGCACTTCTCGCACCCTTCGAGCAGGCCAGCGCAGTCGAGGTGTCGTTCCGCCTGAACTTCGCGGCCCAGTTCGATCAGGCCGGCGTCTTCATCCGGCACGACGAAACATCGTGGATCAAGGCTGGGATCGAATGGAGCGACGGACAGGAGAGTGTGGGCGCTGTCGTCACGCGAGGCGAATCGGACTGGTCGCTTTCTCCCACGCCGGGGTGGGACGGACGGTTGGTCACCATGCGCGCCAGCCGATCAGGGAACGCCCTCACGATTCGCGCGAGGGTGGATGACGAACCGTGGGTCCTCGTGCGAGTCGCGCCACTCGATCCGGATGCTGTCGTCTCCGCGGGACCGTTCTGCTGCGCCCCGACGCGCGACGGCCTGACGGTGCATTTCACGTCATGGCGCACTACAGCTCCGGATGCGAGCCTGCATCCGGAGAGTTGA
- a CDS encoding M23 family metallopeptidase, translating into MNSTRAQTRTAGATRARLRLFAFLAVTALLATSDLATRPASSAFAVDYPTWDDVAAARNNEAAAANQIAAIEALIGQLTTESERAQADATAKGARWGELDSRYQAAAGKAQTLLDQAEAAKVAAADSGQRAGQMAAQLARAGGSDITATLLAGNEDPDSLLYGLGMSGRIAEQTNALYERAVLDRNTARALTDQADVARDELEQLKIAAEAAFVEAQAASEKAAAAVVAQQENQARLAQQLVVLKERRAATEADYQKGVEERAKAGIGLPAGAISAAGWAKPVAGRVTSSFGPRVPPTGGASSYHQGTDFGAGCGSPIYAAAAGTVVYAGWNGGYGNFVLIDHGGGVATAYAHIVGGGTFVGYGQQVAPGTHIANVGTTGTSTGCHLHLEVRIGGTARDAVPFFAERGITLG; encoded by the coding sequence ATGAACAGTACTCGCGCCCAGACGCGCACAGCGGGAGCGACGCGCGCCCGATTGAGGCTGTTCGCGTTCCTCGCTGTGACGGCCCTGCTCGCGACATCCGACCTCGCTACCAGGCCAGCATCCAGCGCTTTCGCCGTCGATTACCCGACCTGGGACGACGTCGCCGCCGCCCGCAACAACGAGGCCGCAGCCGCCAACCAGATCGCCGCGATCGAGGCACTTATCGGCCAGCTGACGACGGAGTCCGAGCGAGCCCAGGCGGATGCCACGGCCAAGGGCGCACGATGGGGTGAGCTCGACTCCCGCTACCAGGCCGCCGCGGGCAAGGCCCAGACCCTCCTCGACCAGGCCGAGGCCGCCAAGGTCGCTGCTGCCGACTCCGGCCAGCGCGCCGGACAGATGGCGGCCCAGCTCGCCCGCGCCGGCGGCTCCGACATCACCGCCACCCTCCTCGCGGGCAACGAGGACCCCGACTCCCTCCTCTACGGGCTCGGGATGTCAGGCCGCATAGCCGAGCAGACGAACGCGCTCTACGAACGCGCGGTACTCGATCGCAACACGGCACGTGCCCTCACCGACCAGGCCGATGTCGCCCGTGACGAGCTCGAGCAGCTGAAGATCGCTGCGGAGGCGGCGTTCGTGGAGGCTCAGGCCGCCTCGGAGAAGGCGGCAGCGGCGGTCGTCGCGCAGCAGGAGAACCAGGCCCGCCTCGCGCAGCAGCTGGTTGTGCTCAAGGAGCGCCGCGCTGCGACCGAGGCCGACTACCAGAAGGGCGTCGAGGAGCGCGCGAAGGCGGGCATCGGGCTGCCTGCGGGTGCGATCAGCGCCGCGGGTTGGGCCAAGCCGGTCGCCGGGCGCGTGACATCCTCGTTCGGTCCCCGCGTTCCCCCGACGGGTGGTGCGTCGAGCTACCACCAGGGCACCGACTTCGGCGCCGGTTGTGGGTCGCCCATCTACGCTGCCGCGGCGGGCACGGTCGTCTACGCCGGCTGGAACGGCGGCTACGGCAACTTCGTGCTCATCGACCACGGTGGCGGAGTCGCCACGGCGTACGCGCACATCGTGGGTGGAGGCACGTTCGTCGGGTACGGTCAACAGGTGGCTCCCGGTACCCACATCGCCAACGTCGGCACCACGGGTACCTCCACGGGCTGCCACCTGCATCTCGAGGTCCGCATTGGCGGCACCGCGCGGGATGCGGTTCCATTCTTTGCCGAACGCGGCATCACTCTCGGCTAG
- a CDS encoding ABC transporter ATP-binding protein, producing MSALLDLAGVVRVYGTPPVTALAGIDLVVERGEFVAVVGASGSGKSTLLNIIGTLDRPTSGRVSIAGVDTRNLDDAALSALRARRLGFVFQQFHLREGATARDNVADGLLYTGVPRRERQARAQHALERVGLGHRVTHRPHQLSGGERQRVAIARAVVGDPPLLLADEPTGNLDSRSGEGVVELLHELNAAGTTIIVITHDTDLAARLPRRVTISDGMVVSDSSSKVRA from the coding sequence ATGAGCGCGCTGCTCGATCTCGCCGGGGTCGTGCGGGTGTACGGAACGCCTCCCGTCACCGCACTCGCGGGCATCGACCTCGTTGTCGAGAGGGGAGAGTTCGTCGCCGTCGTGGGCGCGAGCGGCTCCGGCAAGTCGACACTGCTCAACATCATCGGCACCCTCGACCGGCCGACATCGGGTCGAGTCTCGATCGCGGGGGTCGACACTCGGAACCTCGATGATGCCGCCCTGTCCGCACTCCGCGCGCGGAGGCTCGGATTCGTCTTCCAACAGTTCCACCTTCGCGAGGGCGCCACCGCGCGCGACAACGTCGCCGACGGACTCCTCTACACGGGCGTGCCGAGGCGAGAGCGCCAAGCCCGAGCCCAGCACGCCCTGGAGCGCGTGGGCCTCGGGCATCGTGTCACGCACCGTCCGCACCAGCTCTCGGGTGGGGAGCGGCAGCGCGTGGCCATCGCCAGGGCTGTCGTCGGTGATCCGCCGCTCCTCCTGGCCGATGAACCGACGGGCAACCTGGACTCGCGCTCGGGCGAGGGGGTCGTCGAACTCCTGCACGAGCTGAACGCCGCGGGCACCACCATCATCGTCATCACGCACGACACCGATCTCGCGGCCCGGCTACCTCGCCGGGTCACCATCAGCGACGGCATGGTCGTCTCCGACTCCTCATCGAAGGTGCGCGCATGA